One window from the genome of Cucumis melo cultivar AY chromosome 12, USDA_Cmelo_AY_1.0, whole genome shotgun sequence encodes:
- the LOC103497197 gene encoding uncharacterized protein LOC103497197 isoform X2 has protein sequence MISVLAQERLLGFALGSAFAGVVVFEQRKSLYQSISENYPPATQSPMRKPVLAKKYGPEFSHLWNRAVDQTFGPVIQALSSRGW, from the exons ATGATTTCCGTTCTTGCTCAG GAGCGACTGCTTGGTTTTGCATTGGGGAGCGCGTTCGCCGGGGTTGTTGTTTTTGAGCAACGGAAAAGCTTATACCAATCCATTTCCGAAAACTATCCACCAGCTACCCAATCTCCA ATGAGAAAACCTGTACTAGCAAAGAAGTATGGCCCAGAGTTTTCTCACCTATGGAATAGAGCTGTAGACCAGACGTTTGGACCCGTGATTCAGGCACTCAGTTCACGGGGATGGTGA
- the LOC103497197 gene encoding uncharacterized protein LOC103497197 isoform X1, translating into MISVLAQERLLGFALGSAFAGVVVFEQRKSLYQSISENYPPATQSPVSMRKPVLAKKYGPEFSHLWNRAVDQTFGPVIQALSSRGW; encoded by the exons ATGATTTCCGTTCTTGCTCAG GAGCGACTGCTTGGTTTTGCATTGGGGAGCGCGTTCGCCGGGGTTGTTGTTTTTGAGCAACGGAAAAGCTTATACCAATCCATTTCCGAAAACTATCCACCAGCTACCCAATCTCCAGTAAGC ATGAGAAAACCTGTACTAGCAAAGAAGTATGGCCCAGAGTTTTCTCACCTATGGAATAGAGCTGTAGACCAGACGTTTGGACCCGTGATTCAGGCACTCAGTTCACGGGGATGGTGA
- the LOC103497198 gene encoding uncharacterized protein LOC103497198 encodes MTRMLTFLFCLSSFTFLSVARADGRAPHGLVYESPVAFSPMAYDFFHPSTQNPNGKDPCGDSKCSPLPLAAQVQSTPARESKYSTTIQNSKHRVGAGGILGIVFGITFAVFLAMGVYYVLRTRQANANRAMSAAQPSA; translated from the coding sequence ATGACTCGAATGCTTACTTTCCTGTTCTGTCTCTCTTCCTTCACATTTCTTTCCGTTGCCCGAGCTGACGGCAGAGCTCCTCATGGCTTGGTATATGAGAGCCCGGTGGCCTTTTCCCCAATGGCATATGATTTCTTCCATCCAAGCACTCAGAATCCCAATGGCAAAGACCCATGTGGTGATTCCAAATGTTCCCCCCTTCCCCTAGCGGCGCAAGTGCAATCCACTCCTGCACGAGAAAGCAAATACTCTACAACGATCCAGAACAGTAAACACCGTGTGGGGGCTGGGGGGATTCTGGGAATTGTGTTTGGCATCACATTCGCTGTGTTTTTGGCAATGGGAGTGTACTATGTTCTACGTACACGCCAAGCCAATGCAAACCGAGCTATGTCTGCTGCACAACCTAGCGCTTGA